The following proteins are co-located in the Sulfurospirillum deleyianum DSM 6946 genome:
- a CDS encoding RDD family protein, producing MRWRESKKGIKKEMPNKAPLYRIAPFSRRLKAFIVDSFMLLMPILYIVFYLVFGSREGFAEHMVEGWVLILLSYGVLSTLFLVRKGQTPGYKAYEIELKELSSLKTPSWQRILLRYSVMVITTATLFGLLVPLFRKDKQALYDLLSRTAPFCK from the coding sequence ATGCGATGGAGAGAGAGCAAAAAAGGCATTAAAAAAGAGATGCCAAACAAAGCGCCTCTTTATCGCATTGCACCCTTTTCCAGACGTTTAAAAGCCTTTATTGTTGACTCTTTTATGCTCTTGATGCCTATCTTATACATTGTTTTTTACCTTGTTTTTGGTTCACGAGAAGGCTTTGCAGAACACATGGTTGAAGGGTGGGTGCTTATTTTACTTTCTTATGGCGTTCTGAGCACCCTCTTTTTGGTACGCAAGGGACAAACACCTGGGTATAAAGCCTATGAAATAGAACTTAAAGAGCTTTCTTCCCTCAAAACACCTTCATGGCAACGTATTCTTTTACGTTATAGTGTGATGGTTATAACTACCGCTACTCTTTTTGGGCTGCTCGTACCCCTTTTTCGTAAAGATAAACAAGCTTTGTATGATCTTCTAAGCCGTACCGCACCCTTTTGCAAATGA
- the frr gene encoding ribosome recycling factor codes for MELNKVYADQKEHMEKCIAALKRDFTTIRSGKVSISILDNIHVDYYGTPTALNQVATILATDATTITITPWEKKMLREIEKAIMQANIGVNPNNDGESVKLFFPPMTTEQRKESAKQAKAMGDKAKIAIRNVRKDANDQVKKLEKDKLITEDQSKKGQDEVQKITDATVTKVDDLVKEKEAEVLKI; via the coding sequence ATGGAACTAAATAAAGTCTATGCTGACCAAAAAGAGCATATGGAAAAATGTATTGCGGCACTCAAACGTGACTTTACAACCATTCGTAGCGGTAAGGTCTCTATCTCTATTTTAGACAATATTCATGTGGATTACTATGGAACACCCACCGCTTTAAATCAAGTCGCAACCATCTTGGCAACCGATGCAACAACCATCACGATTACCCCGTGGGAAAAGAAAATGCTTAGGGAGATTGAAAAGGCGATTATGCAAGCCAATATCGGCGTCAATCCTAACAATGATGGTGAAAGTGTAAAACTATTTTTCCCTCCAATGACCACAGAACAAAGAAAAGAGAGCGCAAAACAAGCTAAAGCAATGGGCGATAAAGCAAAAATCGCTATTCGAAATGTGCGCAAAGATGCCAACGACCAAGTCAAAAAATTGGAAAAAGATAAACTGATTACGGAAGACCAATCAAAAAAAGGACAAGATGAAGTCCAAAAAATTACCGATGCAACCGTTACAAAAGTCGATGATTTGGTCAAAGAAAAAGAAGCAGAAGTACTTAAAATTTAA
- a CDS encoding LemA family protein, protein MQTLLIVLGVILLGVIFMYNTLISKTNHVENIFAGLDAVLKKRYDLLPNLVASVKEYMVHERETLEKITALRTQALQYNLYSHEKIALDKELSSMLNGLMVAVENYPALKANENFLHLQGTLHEIEEQISAARRAYNQSVTDYNNAIEMFPTNVMAGFMKLRRKEVFNIPSQERHNVDVKNLFQK, encoded by the coding sequence ATGCAGACACTTCTCATTGTTTTAGGTGTGATTCTTCTGGGTGTTATCTTTATGTATAACACGCTTATTTCTAAAACCAATCACGTTGAAAATATTTTTGCAGGGCTTGATGCGGTTTTAAAAAAACGCTACGACCTTCTTCCAAACCTCGTTGCGAGTGTCAAAGAGTATATGGTACATGAGCGTGAAACGCTCGAAAAAATAACCGCATTGCGTACTCAAGCACTTCAATACAATCTTTACAGTCATGAAAAAATCGCTTTAGATAAAGAGCTAAGTTCCATGCTAAATGGCTTAATGGTTGCGGTTGAAAACTATCCGGCGCTTAAAGCCAATGAAAACTTTTTACATCTGCAAGGTACTTTGCATGAGATTGAAGAACAGATTTCTGCGGCACGCCGTGCGTATAATCAAAGTGTGACCGATTATAACAATGCGATTGAGATGTTCCCTACGAATGTGATGGCAGGTTTTATGAAATTAAGACGCAAAGAAGTGTTTAATATTCCTTCGCAAGAGCGTCACAATGTCGATGTTAAAAACCTTTTTCAAAAGTAG
- a CDS encoding flagellar basal body-associated FliL family protein: MFNERLLKISLAFIAVLILLGIFMINYALNDDGKRSSYEGVSSTKSSKGSSSANEVSLDTIYINIKSPKFKILKADIALEMRNAENKKAIQSDMQNVRNAVLRYLNEMEAKGLETNEGKERLKEELKEFLKESFGYEVEQIYLKNFILSP; the protein is encoded by the coding sequence ATGTTTAACGAACGATTATTAAAGATTTCACTGGCTTTTATCGCAGTTTTGATTCTTCTTGGAATTTTTATGATTAATTATGCACTTAACGATGATGGTAAGCGATCTTCTTATGAGGGTGTTTCTAGTACTAAAAGTTCAAAAGGAAGCAGTAGTGCTAATGAAGTCAGTCTTGATACGATTTATATCAATATCAAGTCTCCAAAATTTAAGATTTTAAAGGCAGATATCGCCCTTGAAATGAGAAATGCTGAGAATAAAAAAGCGATTCAGTCTGATATGCAAAATGTACGTAACGCTGTTTTACGTTATTTAAATGAGATGGAAGCTAAAGGTTTAGAGACAAATGAAGGCAAAGAGCGTTTGAAAGAGGAGTTAAAAGAGTTTTTGAAAGAGAGTTTTGGTTATGAAGTTGAGCAAATTTATCTTAAAAATTTTATTCTCTCACCTTGA
- a CDS encoding DUF3137 domain-containing protein: MKKRASIVDYYYESMYPELQVLEQDRLVIVSKLKKAAFFLFCLAIATYFFLRYQFHFISLEALALSFMGAFMLFMFVYRHESAGYSMLFKDHVIEKIIHFLDASLAYYKHRYLLEDAYQKSELFLEQYDRYSGSDLIEGVIEGVSVQFCDLHVEKKYRTKNGKEEWKDIFSGLFFVADFNKNFQTNVVVLPDHAERMLGVLGSWLQSINQSRGELIKLDDSLFESYFVVYGNDPIESRYILTHSLMEKIVQLRQKSGKNLYLSFVDSKIYIAIEYNKALFEPILWKSLLKFSYIKEYVELLSMMIGIVKHFKLDEKLWSKR, from the coding sequence ATGAAAAAACGTGCATCGATTGTGGATTATTACTACGAATCGATGTACCCTGAACTTCAAGTCTTAGAGCAAGACCGATTGGTCATTGTCTCAAAATTAAAAAAAGCCGCATTTTTTCTCTTTTGTTTAGCAATAGCAACCTATTTTTTCTTACGTTATCAATTCCATTTTATCTCTCTTGAGGCATTGGCACTCTCTTTCATGGGAGCGTTTATGCTTTTCATGTTTGTCTATCGTCACGAAAGTGCGGGATACAGTATGCTCTTTAAAGACCATGTGATTGAAAAAATCATCCATTTTTTAGATGCTTCTTTGGCATACTATAAACATCGTTATCTTTTAGAAGATGCTTATCAAAAGAGTGAGCTTTTTCTTGAACAGTATGACCGTTATAGCGGGAGTGATTTAATCGAAGGGGTGATTGAGGGCGTTAGCGTTCAGTTTTGCGATTTACATGTAGAAAAAAAGTATCGTACAAAAAATGGCAAAGAGGAGTGGAAGGATATCTTTTCAGGACTCTTTTTTGTAGCCGATTTTAATAAAAATTTTCAGACGAATGTGGTGGTTTTACCTGATCATGCAGAGCGTATGCTTGGGGTTTTAGGTTCATGGTTGCAAAGTATCAACCAGAGCAGGGGTGAACTCATCAAACTGGATGATAGTCTATTTGAGAGTTATTTTGTTGTTTATGGGAACGATCCTATTGAGAGTCGTTATATTTTGACGCACTCTTTGATGGAAAAAATCGTGCAGTTACGCCAAAAAAGTGGTAAAAATCTTTACCTCTCTTTCGTGGATTCTAAAATTTATATTGCCATAGAGTACAACAAAGCGCTTTTTGAGCCGATATTGTGGAAGTCCTTATTGAAATTCTCTTATATCAAAGAGTATGTGGAGCTTTTATCAATGATGATAGGCATTGTGAAGCATTTTAAATTGGATGAAAAACTTTGGAGTAAACGCTAA
- the pyrE gene encoding orotate phosphoribosyltransferase, whose translation MDVAQIYKDANALLEGHFLLSSGKHSRYYLQSAKVLEDPKVAETLAIALAKMIQAHGIEIDTICSPALGGVLAGYELARALGKRFIFAERVNGEMTIRRGFEVKKGEKILVCEDIITTGGSALEAAKVAQSMGGEIVGFAALANRGFCKRIGSDVSAKPTCKLPNDAPFFALADFEFDIYEPNECPLCKEGSVAYKPGSRGN comes from the coding sequence ATGGACGTAGCACAGATATACAAAGATGCCAATGCCCTTTTAGAAGGACATTTTCTCCTTAGCAGTGGTAAGCACTCCCGTTATTACCTACAAAGCGCTAAAGTACTTGAAGATCCAAAAGTGGCTGAAACATTAGCCATAGCCTTAGCCAAAATGATTCAAGCGCATGGTATCGAAATAGACACCATCTGCTCTCCAGCACTTGGGGGCGTTTTAGCAGGGTATGAGTTAGCACGTGCCCTTGGAAAACGCTTTATCTTTGCAGAACGTGTGAATGGTGAGATGACCATTCGCCGTGGCTTTGAAGTTAAAAAGGGCGAGAAAATTCTTGTTTGTGAAGATATTATCACCACAGGCGGTTCTGCCCTTGAAGCAGCCAAAGTAGCCCAGAGTATGGGTGGAGAGATTGTCGGTTTTGCAGCCCTTGCTAACCGTGGTTTTTGCAAGAGAATCGGAAGCGATGTGAGTGCAAAACCTACCTGTAAACTTCCCAATGATGCCCCATTTTTTGCATTGGCAGATTTTGAATTTGACATTTATGAGCCAAATGAGTGCCCTTTATGTAAAGAAGGCAGTGTGGCTTATAAACCAGGCAGTAGAGGAAATTAA
- a CDS encoding MFS transporter, with translation MIFFKISSFFFFYFVVTGVYVIFMPKILQMLGYSALQIGIIFALAPLMRFIVPFFFLKHFKLTQKTFYIALIGAMIAVLLFYSSIHNFYFFMLPNMLLGACLGLILPYIETYAMEHLQKERYGKSRLFGSIGFMLIAIILARHLDDYANGLHYLLFAIGLTAFFAFWLTYNNPNFTPSSEENEPFNLLHVSFFWIALFLMQVSFGAFYNFFTIYETDHHISLETTSYLWAFGVICEIVLFYFQAPILKRFTLLNLVRFSVLSTAIRWFLLFAFPSSLFIAYFSQSLHAFSFALHHTAALSLLYTLYTHKKLAAQFYYGISFGLGGFVGALLAGYFYGSYLYLYASAVALLALISLLFFKVRE, from the coding sequence ATGATTTTTTTTAAAATCTCAAGCTTTTTCTTTTTCTACTTTGTTGTCACGGGTGTCTATGTTATTTTTATGCCTAAAATTCTTCAGATGCTAGGTTATAGTGCTTTGCAAATTGGAATTATTTTTGCCCTTGCGCCACTGATGCGTTTTATTGTCCCTTTTTTCTTTCTCAAACATTTTAAACTCACACAAAAAACCTTTTATATAGCACTGATAGGTGCTATGATTGCTGTTTTGCTCTTTTATAGTAGCATCCACAATTTTTACTTTTTTATGTTACCCAATATGCTTCTTGGTGCGTGTTTAGGACTCATTTTACCCTATATTGAAACCTATGCGATGGAACATCTGCAAAAAGAACGTTACGGTAAATCACGCCTTTTTGGCTCAATAGGCTTTATGCTGATTGCTATTATTCTTGCGCGGCATTTAGATGATTATGCCAATGGCTTGCATTATCTTCTTTTTGCTATTGGATTGACTGCATTTTTTGCGTTTTGGCTCACATACAATAACCCAAATTTCACCCCTTCTTCAGAAGAAAATGAACCTTTTAACCTTTTACATGTAAGCTTTTTTTGGATAGCCCTTTTTCTGATGCAAGTTAGTTTTGGAGCGTTTTATAACTTTTTTACTATTTACGAGACAGACCATCATATTAGTTTGGAAACAACCAGTTATTTATGGGCATTTGGCGTCATTTGTGAGATTGTGCTTTTTTATTTTCAAGCGCCTATTTTAAAGCGTTTTACGCTCTTAAATTTAGTACGCTTTAGTGTTTTAAGTACTGCTATTCGATGGTTTTTACTCTTTGCCTTTCCATCCTCTCTTTTTATCGCCTATTTCTCCCAATCTCTACATGCCTTTAGTTTTGCCCTTCATCACACGGCAGCACTTTCTCTTTTATACACCCTTTACACTCATAAAAAGCTAGCTGCTCAATTTTATTATGGTATCTCTTTTGGTTTAGGTGGATTTGTGGGGGCACTATTGGCAGGCTATTTTTACGGAAGTTATCTCTATTTGTATGCTAGTGCCGTAGCACTACTGGCGTTGATCAGTTTGCTCTTTTTCAAGGTGAGAGAATAA